One genomic region from Diabrotica undecimpunctata isolate CICGRU chromosome 9, icDiaUnde3, whole genome shotgun sequence encodes:
- the LOC140450612 gene encoding zinc finger BED domain-containing protein 4-like yields the protein MRNAHGYPSRISSNTRRVCNSKPYPWMPSMHIVISKLSYDKFKEVQVQEWKGTENENKEPYKLVQEVPTRWNSCLYMIQRILKTSESLNKALLKIRKAPAPLTIDEISILGDFEKLLGCFEEATKKISGTEYVTILLIIPIVYGIHNTLISEITGTEIGNNFRLELIESISKRLFQYESRSITRISTIIDPRFKKEAFRMKENADQASILLENEMTVLARKEKCFKSGNESNDEFEKPKPKRTLFDFMEEKVKGKVKNVLADVVITKRQFLERQNASSETDPLLFWKVNGTELFPIQELALKYLQIPGSSVESERNFGAVG from the exons ATGAGAAATGCACACGGCTATCCTTCACGTATATCATCCAATACAAGAAGAGTATGTAACTCAAAACCATATCCATGGATGCCATCTATGCATATAGTCATTTCCAAACTTT CATATGACAAATTCAAAGAAGTGCAAGTGCAGGAATGGAAAGGTACTGAAAATGAAAATAAGGAGCCCTATAAGTTAGTTCAAGAAGTGCCTACAAGATGGAACAGTTGTTTGTACATGATACAAAGGATTTTAAAGACTTCTGAGTCATTAAATAAGGCACTATTGAAGATCAGAAAAGCTCCAGCCCCTCTTACCATCGATGAGATCTCAATTTTAGGAGACTTTGAGAAACTGTTGGGTTGTTTTGAAGAGGCAACCAAAAAAATTTCAGGAACTGAATATGTAACAATCTTGTTAATAATTCCGATAGTTTATGGAATCCATAATACACTTATATCAGAAATTACAGGTACAGAAATAGGGAACAATTTTCGACTAGAATTAATTGAATCTATTTCCAAAAGACTTTTCCAATACGAATCTAGGTCAATTACGAGGATCAGCACCATAATAGATCCCAGGTTTAAAAAAGAAGCCTTTCGAATGAAAGAAAATGCTGACCAGGcttctattttattagaaaacgAAATGACAGTTTTAGCtcgaaaagaaaaatgttttaaatctGGGAATGAAAGTAATGACGAATTTGAAAAACCTAAGCCAAAAAGAACATTGTTTGACTTCATGGAGGAAAAGGTTAAAGGAAAAGTCAAAAATGTTTTGGCAGATGTGGTCATTACGAAACGGCAATTTCTTGAAAGACAAAATGCATCCAGCGAAACAGATCCATTGCTATTTTGGAAG GTTAATGGAACTGAATTATTCCCTATACAGGAACTAGcattaaaatatttgcaaattCCAGGTTCTTCAGTAGAATCCGAAAGGAATTTTGGTGCAGTAGGCTAG